The following is a genomic window from Gemmatimonadota bacterium.
CACGGCGGACATGTACCTCGGGCGGCAGGTTGCTGCTACTGTCTCGACGACCATGTACAAGGTGGCGAAGTTGCTATGAACACCTCTCAGAAGAAGCTCCTCCTCCGGTCGATCCTCGCAGGCGGCGCGGCCGCGTTCGGCTCGTGGCTCATCCTCGACCGGGTGATCGACAAGAACATCGGTCGGAGCGCGGACGCACTCATCGACGCGGTCGCCCCGCGCATGCGCAGCGAGCTCCAGGCCCAGCTCGACCGTGAGGTCCCGCCGCGCATCCGGCAGACCCTCGACGAGGTGCTCACCGAGTACGGCATCACGCAGCAGACGACGTCGAACATCGCGCGCATCCTGAACGCGCTGCCTGGGGGGCGCTGAGTCATGGCATCGAACACCACCGGCATGGAGGACGCGCTCGAGCAGCAGAACGTCAAGCCAGCACGCAGCCACAAGTACACGCGGCGCCCTTCCAAGGTGCGCGGTGACGTCTGGACCAAGAAGTCTGGTGGTGGTCGTCCCCAGAAGGCCGAGGTGTCCCACGCGGCGCTCGAGCGCGACATCCACACACGCTTCTGGGCTGAGAAGGCGCTCGTGGGGCGCACGCTCACGTTGCGTGGTGCCGAGATTCACATCGAGCCGCCCATCAAGCTCAACGACCCCTCCTCGCCGCCCTGGTCGGGCGACAAGAACCCGTTGCTGAGCAGCATCCAGCTGTTCACGGACACCTCGAAGATGGGCGCCCCAAGCTTCAGCCTGCCTGTTGGGCCGCCCAGCTTCGGAGGCTCGTGCCCGGGCAGCCTGGGCGCCATGACGACGGCTCCCGCGACAAAGCAGACCATCCCGGGGCGCTCTGGCCACGTGAGCCAGCGCCAGTTTGCGCTGCACGTCATTAACGGCACGAACCCCCGCCTCCCCAACGTCCCGGCCAACGTCGATCACTCCTATGCGGTCTGCCAGAATTGCTACGTGAGCAAGGGCAACCACGCCATGTACTGGGGCAACAACCTGCGCATCGTGACGCGCTACGCCTGGACGCGCGCCGCCGTCACCCACGGCCTGTTCGCCCCGAGCATCATCGAGGCGATGAAGCACGTGCAGTTCCCGGCCGAGCCGCCGGCCCTTGCACACCTCGGGCAGCGGTACTTCCGCATCCACGACGCGGGTGACTTCTACGACCAGCACTACCTGGCAGCCTGGCATGCCATCGCCAAGGCGTACGACGGTAACACACCTGGCCAGCCGCGCACCGTCTTCTGGGCGCCGACGCGCATCTGGGCGACGGACTGGGGCATCGCAGCCGTGGCCAAAGTCAACGGCGGCGACAACTTCCTTGACAACTTCGTCATCCGCCCGAGCGGGTACATCATCGACGCCGCTGGCCCAGAGATCCGCCCTATCGGGCGCGCCACGGGTTTCGCTTCGCCCACGACGGTGGACACCAAGGCGCACGCCGAGGCCGTTGTTGCAGGCAAGGCGCCACGCACGTTCGACTGGATGTGCCCCGCGCAGGAGTCCGAGGAGGGATCCTGCCTGAGCAGCCCCAGCCCGACCGGCAGCCTCGGGTGCCGCGTGTGCTGGGTTCACCCGCAGCTGCGCACCTGCTACAAGTTGCACTGAGGACTCACCATGTCTTGGGAAACCGCCAAACGACCAGCAACCCCACAACGCGGACGCCTGACGGACACCTACGTCTCCGCGAAGGGGAACAAGGTCAAGTTCAAGGACGGCGACAACGGAGGTCCTACCGGGTTTCGCTTCTGCGAGGCTTCTGCGAAGGGCTCGTGCGACGCGTCGCCGAAGGCAAAGGGATCCCCGCGCGTGGCGCCCTCGAGCGGCTACACCAGCTCGCCCTTCACCATGGCGCGCAAAAAGGCCACCGGTGTCTACACCAGCGTGTGTCACCCAGGCATGGAGAAGGGCCCCGACGGCAAGAAGAGCGTCGAGAAGGTGTGGGACACGAAGCGCTGCAAAGCCGAGGTCGGATACCGCAACGGTCGCCGCGTGATGCGCTTCTGCGTGAACAAGCACCAGCCGGGGCACGTCATTGACGTAACCGATGACGGGCCCGCCGAAGTCCGCAAGAAGGCACAAGAAGCCTGCGCAGCCTGGCACAAGAAGGGTTCCTACGCGGGCACCGAGGTCGGCAAGGCCGCGCTCGGCGGTGTGCGCCGGACGAAGGCCGCGAAGCGGCGGAAGACCTCGAAGCGAGGCCGCCGATGACCAAGTGCGCCGCGCTCAAGTACGTCGTCGAAGGGTACGCGGTGAAGGCCTACGATGTCGGGCCCAGCGGCAGCTTCCGCGCGGGTTCTCTGTACCTGCGCCGCGACAACAGCGGCATGGACGAGTACCTGCGTGTGGAGTCGGTGAACGTCATGCCGAGCTACCAACGTTGCGGGGTGGGCACCCAGCTGTACACGCGCGCTGCTGAGCTCGCGCGCGAGCTGAAGATGCCGCTCTACAGCGACACGGCCCGCACTGCGGCGTCGCAAGGCTTCTGGGAGAAGCAGGAGCGCAAGGGCCGCGCGAAGTGCGCCAAGAAGGGGCGCGGCGCGGCCAAGATCAACATGAACCACGCGAGCGGCGCCGTCATCGAAGAGCGCGGCCGGTGGGCCTGCCAGGAGTACGTGCTCAAGCCGACGGCCACCGACCTCAGCGGGTTGAAGCGCAAGCCGGCGCGGAAGGGCGCGAAACGCAGGAAGGGCTCGAAGCGATGAAGGACACTACCGTTGCCGTACTGGGTGGCGCCGCGGGCGCACTCGTCGTGAGCCTCGGGCTCTACCTCGTGAAGGCGTCCGAGATCGCCGAGGTTGCGAAGCAGTCGCAGGCCGAGGGCCCGACGCACGCGCTCGCCCAGCGCATCGCCGCCATGCAGGCGGACCTCACGACGTTCGCCACCGACTACACCACCGAGCTGGCCACCGACGCGGCCGTCGAGCACCTGACCAACCGGCTCGGCGTGACGCCGCAGCAGCTGCAGGCGGCACAGCGCCTCTCGAGCGCGTTCAGCAGACCCTGAGGGCGTAACCGTGGCGCGCAGCGCGCACGCGTGGTACAGCTTCGGCAAGGTGCACGTGGCCTCCCGGTTCCGGGCCTGACCGCTGATGTCTGACAGCGGAAGAACACCTGGAAGGTGCCCGCGCGTGTGAGAGCTCGCGGGCACCTTCGGACGCTATCTGTCAGCCATCAGAGCAAGGCCGCGCTTCAACGCATCGCGTGAAGCTGCTGCACCAAGCCCCCACACGGCGCCCGCCGCTTGGGGTGTCGGGAATGTTGCGGTAGAGCGTCGATGGGCCAGCACGTACGCAGCCTGCGCACGCCCTGTCGAGTAGTAGCCGATGCGCGTTGAGGTCCAGCCGCCACTGCTGCGGTAGATCGGCGTGTCCAACTCTGTGCGGTACTTCTCAGCGTGGATGATGGCGTAGCGCTTGCGCTTGTGTGTGTGTGTGTGACGGGGATGATGTAGAGCCGGCCCAGTGTGTCGTTGTCCATGGTCACCTGTTCTGCCAGACGGCCAGCGCCGCCGCGAGTAGTCCGAGGGCCCCGAGGCCCACACCGACGGCCAGCGGGAGGTGCCGCTGCCAGCGCATGGCGTCCGCCGCGCTCGAGGCGCCCGCCCACCAAGCGTCGTATCCGGCGGCCGTGAAGTGCACCCCGTCAGGGGCGTGCCCGGACCGCGTGAAGCGCCGGCTGTCGATGAAGACGTCCGGCCCGAGCAGCTCAGCGAGCTTCTCGGTCGTGTGCGCGTGCTCGTCGTCCACAAGGGGCACGAGCGCGACCGGCGGCCCGAGCCACACCACGCGGCGCCCGCCGGCCTGGGAGAGCAGTGAGCGCGCGGAGGGCTCGAGGTTGTCGGCGTGGCGGTCGTTGCCCGAGCTCACGATCCACACCTCGTCGGCGCGCGCGGTGGGCGCGTTGCGGTCGACCCACTCGCTGTCGGCGATCGTGCGGGTGCGCTGGCCCGAGTAGGCCGTCCACGCCACGAAGGGCTCGCCCGCGCGCTCGGCGGCCGCAGCGAGGCCGCTCGCGTGGCTGTCGCCCACCAGGACGCGGCGCGGTGCCGAGGTGCTCATCGGGCGCTCCGGCGCATGCTGATGGAAGTGCCTGTCTGTGGATCGAACAGAGCGCTGCCGATCAACCACGGCTCGCAGTTGCACACGCGCAGAGCACTGGGGCTTAGCAAAGAAATGCGGATGGCCTGCTGCAGAAACACCGAGATGCTGCACGCGCCCATTCGGCAGGTTGATCCCCCGCGCCAGCGCACCGCGTGTTTCATCGAGCGCTCCGCTGGTGGGGGTGCTCGACGACGTGATGCGGGTCCTTGCCGAAGACGAAGGGGTTGTTGTGGGTGAGCCAGTCGTTCGCCATCTTGTGGCCGCTGAATAGGCGCTCGCGCACGCGGAAGATGGTGTTGTGGCTGAGACCTTCCCCGGTCGCATCCTGGTAGTAGTGCATCATCTCGTGCCACATGGTGTCCGCGATGACGTAGGCGGGCCACCGCTCGTCCATCATGTTGCCGTGGATCGTGATGGTCTTGTCGGCCATGGTGTAGAGCCCCAGCTGGATGCGCTTGCTCGGT
Proteins encoded in this region:
- a CDS encoding SGNH/GDSL hydrolase family protein, with translation MSTSAPRRVLVGDSHASGLAAAAERAGEPFVAWTAYSGQRTRTIADSEWVDRNAPTARADEVWIVSSGNDRHADNLEPSARSLLSQAGGRRVVWLGPPVALVPLVDDEHAHTTEKLAELLGPDVFIDSRRFTRSGHAPDGVHFTAAGYDAWWAGASSAADAMRWQRHLPLAVGVGLGALGLLAAALAVWQNR
- a CDS encoding GNAT family N-acetyltransferase: MTKCAALKYVVEGYAVKAYDVGPSGSFRAGSLYLRRDNSGMDEYLRVESVNVMPSYQRCGVGTQLYTRAAELARELKMPLYSDTARTAASQGFWEKQERKGRAKCAKKGRGAAKINMNHASGAVIEERGRWACQEYVLKPTATDLSGLKRKPARKGAKRRKGSKR